A single window of Candidatus Poribacteria bacterium DNA harbors:
- a CDS encoding LamG domain-containing protein, whose product MRNRHILTCLFLLTFIPLSVKALPPPSPASGNYLALDGVDDYAVLDFETFGTLLPEGTDEFTIEAWIYPTTPPADDIHAMILSQQVKMDVVNDVHDGWENVRKKLKWQKGDLFLRMQAHIIMKKRVVGTSYHPVVLSPNQWHHIAFQAKEGQTTTIVNDVAHISSQSITLAHDLSSLERPKDFTLGGFGEKIGSTRHTHFWGAFAGYIDEVRISTVARYDVAKEGFTPRDKFKNDAKTVALWHFDEPGGTTKFSDASGNAYHLEGKNGAKTGTPLKVKAQ is encoded by the coding sequence ATGAGAAACCGACACATCCTGACCTGCCTCTTTTTGCTTACATTCATCCCGTTGAGTGTGAAAGCACTTCCACCCCCTTCACCGGCTAGTGGAAACTATTTAGCACTTGACGGGGTCGATGACTACGCCGTTTTGGATTTTGAAACATTCGGCACACTTTTACCGGAAGGCACGGACGAATTCACGATAGAAGCGTGGATATATCCGACCACACCGCCTGCTGATGATATACACGCAATGATTCTCAGCCAACAAGTCAAGATGGATGTGGTCAACGATGTCCATGATGGGTGGGAGAACGTAAGGAAGAAACTCAAGTGGCAGAAGGGAGATTTATTCCTAAGAATGCAAGCACATATTATAATGAAGAAAAGGGTTGTGGGGACATCCTACCACCCGGTAGTCCTTTCACCAAACCAATGGCATCACATCGCTTTTCAGGCGAAGGAGGGTCAGACAACAACAATTGTCAACGATGTCGCACACATCTCCTCGCAAAGCATAACGCTTGCACACGATCTCTCAAGCCTCGAGCGTCCAAAGGATTTTACACTTGGGGGCTTTGGAGAGAAAATTGGTTCCACGCGTCACACTCACTTTTGGGGTGCTTTTGCGGGATATATTGATGAGGTCCGCATCTCGACGGTGGCGCGTTACGATGTTGCTAAAGAAGGTTTCACGCCGCGCGACAAGTTCAAGAATGACGCGAAGACCGTCGCGTTGTGGCATTTTGATGAACCGGGGGGAACAACGAAATTCTCAGACGCATCAGGCAACGCCTATCATCTGGAAGGTAAAAATGGCGCGAAGACTGGTACCCCACTGAAAGTCAAAGCACAATGA